One window of the Klebsiella sp. WP3-W18-ESBL-02 genome contains the following:
- a CDS encoding YfcZ/YiiS family protein, translated as MSKCSADETPVCCCMDVGTIMDNSDCTASYSRVFANRADAEETLAALTEKARGVESEPCKITANFKDVEGGVQLDIDFVFACEAETLIFQLGLR; from the coding sequence ATGAGTAAATGTAGTGCTGATGAAACCCCGGTTTGCTGCTGCATGGACGTTGGTACCATCATGGACAACTCCGACTGCACCGCATCTTACAGCCGCGTTTTTGCTAACCGCGCTGATGCAGAAGAAACCCTGGCAGCGCTGACGGAAAAAGCGCGCGGCGTTGAGTCCGAGCCGTGCAAAATTACCGCAAACTTCAAAGACGTTGAAGGCGGCGTGCAGCTGGATATCGACTTTGTCTTCGCTTGTGAAGCCGAAACCCTGATTTTCCAGCTGGGCCTGCGTTAA
- the mlaA gene encoding phospholipid-binding lipoprotein MlaA translates to MKLRLSALALGTTLLVGCASSSTEQQGRSDPFEGFNRTMYSFNFNVLDPYVVRPVAVAWRDYVPQPARNGLGNFTSNLEEPAIMVNSFLQGDPYQGMVHFTRFFLNTLLGMGGFIDVAGIANPKLQRVQPHRFGSTLGSYGVGYGPYLQLPFYGSFTLRDDGGDMVDTTYPVLSWLTWPMSIGKWMVEGVETRAQLLDSDGLLRQSSDPYIMVREAYFQQHDFIANGGKLKPAENPNAQAIQDDLKDIDSE, encoded by the coding sequence ATGAAGCTTCGCCTGTCGGCGCTTGCGCTCGGAACAACACTGCTGGTGGGCTGTGCAAGTTCCAGTACTGAACAGCAGGGGCGCTCTGACCCGTTTGAAGGTTTTAACCGTACCATGTACAGCTTCAACTTTAATGTGCTGGATCCGTACGTTGTGCGTCCGGTGGCCGTGGCGTGGCGCGACTATGTTCCGCAGCCGGCGCGTAATGGCCTGGGTAACTTCACCAGTAACCTGGAAGAGCCTGCCATCATGGTCAACTCCTTCCTGCAGGGCGACCCGTACCAGGGGATGGTCCACTTCACCCGATTCTTCCTGAACACCCTTCTCGGTATGGGCGGCTTTATTGATGTTGCCGGTATTGCAAACCCGAAACTGCAGCGTGTTCAACCGCACCGTTTCGGCAGTACGCTGGGGAGCTACGGCGTAGGCTATGGCCCGTATCTGCAGCTTCCGTTCTACGGCAGCTTTACGCTGCGTGACGACGGCGGCGATATGGTCGATACCACCTATCCAGTGCTCTCATGGCTGACCTGGCCGATGTCTATCGGCAAGTGGATGGTCGAAGGGGTGGAAACGCGCGCGCAGCTCCTCGACTCCGATGGCCTGCTGCGTCAGTCTTCCGATCCGTACATTATGGTGCGTGAAGCCTACTTCCAGCAGCACGACTTTATCGCCAACGGCGGCAAGCTGAAGCCAGCGGAAAACCCGAACGCGCAGGCGATTCAGGACGATTTAAAAGATATCGATTCTGAGTAA
- a CDS encoding glucose/sorbosone family PQQ-dependent dehydrogenase, producing the protein MFNTRTKRISQAVALSIALCGVSYAAKTTHADSAKHPEVQTAEPFSAHVLVSGLDAPWDMVWGPDGYLWVTERKAAAIDRINPKTGEKKVAITLSGVHIGPQHEGVLGLALSPEFMKAGGNNYVYTAYTYMDGDQEHAKIVRLEYDEKTQKLGNEKEILAGFPAGNDHNGGRLRFGPDGKLYYTIGEQGHNQGANFCKPIDAQRIPTEAELKNKDYSAYAGKVLRLNIDGSIPEDNPVIHGIKSHLFTYGHRNPQGLVFVGNTLYSSEQGPSSDDELNILEPGGNYGWPHVAGFQDDQAYVYANYSKAENCPSLKWDPNHIPAGVPVQKETEWKADDFKAPIKTFFTVRQGYSYSDASCSGDSAYICWPTIAPSSVTYYPADGVIKSWRNSLIVSSMKNGSLYRVLLNADKKNVQGDVAKYFHTANRYRMVVVSPDTRKLFVATDNFGNVMDESNHPTHNLSNPGSIIVFEYTGK; encoded by the coding sequence ATGTTTAATACTCGAACAAAACGCATTAGCCAGGCTGTCGCGTTATCCATTGCCCTGTGTGGCGTTTCCTATGCAGCAAAAACGACGCACGCCGACTCAGCTAAACATCCTGAAGTCCAGACGGCAGAACCTTTCTCTGCACACGTGCTGGTCAGCGGTCTTGATGCGCCGTGGGATATGGTATGGGGCCCGGATGGCTACCTGTGGGTCACTGAACGTAAAGCTGCTGCTATCGATCGTATTAACCCCAAAACCGGTGAGAAAAAAGTCGCGATTACGCTGAGCGGTGTGCATATTGGCCCGCAGCATGAAGGCGTACTCGGCCTGGCGTTATCGCCTGAATTTATGAAAGCCGGCGGCAATAATTACGTCTATACCGCTTATACCTATATGGACGGGGATCAGGAACACGCCAAAATTGTCCGTCTGGAATATGACGAAAAAACCCAAAAACTGGGGAATGAAAAAGAAATTCTTGCCGGCTTCCCGGCAGGAAACGATCACAACGGTGGACGCCTGCGTTTTGGACCTGACGGTAAACTTTATTACACCATTGGTGAACAAGGACATAATCAGGGCGCTAATTTCTGCAAACCGATCGATGCCCAGCGTATTCCGACTGAAGCCGAACTGAAAAATAAAGACTATTCCGCTTATGCCGGTAAAGTGTTGCGCCTGAATATTGACGGCTCAATTCCGGAAGATAACCCGGTGATCCACGGCATTAAAAGTCACCTGTTTACCTATGGTCACCGTAACCCGCAGGGACTGGTCTTCGTTGGCAATACGCTTTATTCCTCCGAGCAGGGGCCTTCATCGGATGATGAGCTGAATATCCTTGAGCCCGGCGGCAACTACGGTTGGCCGCACGTTGCAGGTTTCCAGGACGATCAGGCTTACGTCTATGCGAACTATTCCAAAGCAGAAAATTGCCCGTCGCTGAAATGGGATCCGAACCATATTCCAGCCGGGGTTCCTGTACAGAAAGAAACCGAATGGAAAGCCGACGACTTTAAAGCGCCGATCAAAACCTTCTTCACGGTCCGTCAGGGCTACAGCTACAGCGATGCCAGCTGCAGCGGCGATTCAGCCTATATTTGCTGGCCGACTATCGCACCGTCCAGCGTCACTTACTACCCGGCGGACGGCGTGATTAAAAGCTGGCGCAACTCGCTTATCGTGAGCTCAATGAAAAATGGCTCGCTGTATCGCGTGCTGCTGAATGCCGATAAGAAAAACGTGCAGGGTGATGTGGCAAAATACTTCCACACCGCTAACCGCTACCGCATGGTCGTCGTCAGCCCGGATACGCGTAAGCTCTTCGTGGCGACCGATAACTTCGGTAACGTGATGGATGAGTCTAACCATCCGACGCATAACCTGAGCAATCCAGGTTCGATTATCGTCTTCGAATATACCGGCAAGTAA
- a CDS encoding formate/nitrite transporter family protein, whose product MMDDLKVESEEKLSGEKIEVDEERLPSRAMAIHEHIRQEGEKELERDAMALLWSAIAAGLSMGASLLAKGIFHVELTGVPGGFLLENLGYTFGFIIVIMARQQLFTENTVTAVLPVMQNLTMSNIGLLLRLWGVVLLGNLIGTAVAAWAFEYMPIFNEETRDAFIKIGLDVMKNSPTEMFANAIISGWLIATMVWMFPAAGAAKIVVIILMTWLIALGDTTHIVVGSVEILYLVFNGTLHWSDFFWPFALPTLAGNIVGGTFIFALMSHAQIRNDMSTKRKQEARLRSMHDAKEHKHEEKQH is encoded by the coding sequence ATGATGGATGACCTCAAAGTAGAAAGCGAAGAAAAGCTGAGCGGAGAAAAAATCGAAGTGGATGAGGAACGCCTTCCCTCCCGCGCCATGGCGATTCATGAGCACATTCGTCAGGAAGGCGAAAAAGAGCTGGAGCGCGATGCCATGGCGCTGCTGTGGTCGGCCATTGCCGCCGGCTTGTCGATGGGCGCATCGCTGCTGGCAAAGGGGATTTTCCACGTTGAGCTGACGGGCGTGCCGGGCGGCTTTTTACTCGAGAACCTCGGCTATACCTTCGGCTTTATTATCGTAATTATGGCGCGCCAGCAGCTGTTTACCGAAAACACCGTTACCGCCGTATTGCCGGTGATGCAAAACCTGACAATGAGCAATATCGGCCTGCTGCTGCGCCTTTGGGGCGTGGTGCTGCTCGGCAACCTTATTGGTACCGCCGTCGCCGCGTGGGCATTTGAATATATGCCCATATTTAATGAAGAGACGCGCGATGCTTTTATCAAGATTGGCCTGGATGTCATGAAAAACAGCCCGACGGAAATGTTTGCCAATGCGATTATTTCCGGCTGGCTCATTGCCACAATGGTGTGGATGTTCCCGGCCGCCGGCGCGGCTAAAATCGTGGTGATTATCCTGATGACCTGGCTTATCGCGCTCGGCGATACCACCCACATAGTGGTCGGTTCCGTAGAGATACTCTATCTGGTATTCAACGGTACGCTGCACTGGAGCGACTTTTTCTGGCCTTTCGCCCTCCCCACGCTGGCGGGCAATATCGTTGGCGGCACGTTTATCTTTGCTCTCATGAGCCACGCGCAAATTCGCAACGACATGAGCACCAAACGCAAGCAAGAGGCGCGTTTACGGTCGATGCATGACGCCAAAGAACACAAACATGAGGAAAAACAGCACTAA
- the fadL gene encoding long-chain fatty acid transporter FadL yields MSQKTRYTKSALAVAVALVSTQAWSAGFQLNEFSSSGLGRAYSGEGAIADDAGNASRNPALIMMFDRPAFSAGAVYIDPDVNITGKSPATGRSTDADNIAPTAWVPNAHFVMPINEQFGWGASVTSNYGLATEFNNNYAAGMYGGKTDLQTVNLNLSGAYRLSSNWSFGLGFDAVYAKAKIERYAGETSLMFPGATGKAVGITGADSQVAHLKGDEWGYGWNAGILYELDKNNRWGLTYRSEVKIDFDGDYKSSITTRGNQLFAARGITGLPYGTDGRTIGGSLTLNLPEMWEISGYNRIAPQWAIHYSMAYTSWSQFQELKATGSNGQELFYKDESFKDAYRIALGTTYYYDKNWTFRTGIAFDDSPVPANHRSISIPDQDRFWLSAGTTYAFNDDASIDVGASYMHGQSVTVQEGNYTFKSEGKAWLFGTNFNYRF; encoded by the coding sequence ATGAGCCAGAAAACCCGTTACACGAAGTCTGCTCTTGCTGTCGCAGTGGCACTTGTTTCAACCCAAGCCTGGTCAGCGGGCTTCCAGCTTAATGAATTTTCGTCTTCTGGTCTGGGCCGTGCCTATTCTGGTGAAGGCGCTATCGCCGACGATGCGGGTAACGCCAGCCGTAACCCGGCGCTGATTATGATGTTCGATCGCCCTGCATTTTCTGCCGGTGCGGTTTACATCGATCCTGACGTCAATATTACCGGCAAGTCTCCGGCCACCGGCCGCAGTACCGATGCCGATAACATTGCACCGACCGCGTGGGTTCCTAACGCGCACTTTGTCATGCCGATTAACGAACAGTTTGGTTGGGGTGCGTCTGTTACCTCCAACTACGGCCTGGCAACGGAATTCAACAATAACTACGCGGCCGGCATGTACGGCGGTAAAACCGACCTGCAGACCGTTAACCTGAACCTGAGCGGCGCATACCGTCTGAGCAGCAACTGGAGCTTCGGCCTGGGCTTTGACGCCGTCTATGCGAAAGCCAAAATTGAGCGTTATGCTGGCGAAACCAGCCTGATGTTCCCTGGTGCGACCGGGAAAGCGGTCGGCATTACCGGCGCAGACTCGCAGGTTGCGCATCTGAAAGGCGATGAGTGGGGCTATGGCTGGAACGCAGGTATCCTGTACGAACTGGATAAAAACAACCGTTGGGGCCTGACCTACCGCTCTGAAGTCAAAATTGACTTCGACGGCGACTACAAGAGCTCCATCACCACCCGCGGTAACCAGCTCTTCGCCGCTCGCGGCATTACCGGTCTGCCTTACGGCACCGACGGCAGAACCATCGGCGGTTCTCTGACGCTGAACCTGCCAGAAATGTGGGAAATTTCCGGTTATAACCGCATCGCGCCGCAGTGGGCTATCCACTACAGCATGGCTTACACCAGTTGGAGTCAGTTCCAGGAGCTGAAAGCCACCGGTTCTAACGGTCAGGAACTGTTCTATAAAGACGAGAGCTTTAAAGACGCCTACCGTATCGCACTGGGTACGACCTATTACTACGACAAGAACTGGACCTTCCGTACCGGTATTGCGTTTGATGATAGCCCGGTTCCGGCCAACCATCGCTCAATCTCCATTCCGGACCAGGACCGTTTCTGGCTGAGCGCCGGTACCACCTATGCGTTTAACGACGATGCTTCCATCGACGTGGGCGCATCTTACATGCACGGCCAGAGCGTTACCGTGCAGGAAGGCAACTACACCTTCAAATCTGAAGGTAAAGCCTGGCTGTTCGGTACCAACTTCAACTATCGCTTCTGA
- the pqqU gene encoding TonB-dependent receptor PqqU, giving the protein MKLTLQLSRLATAVALAPVSCAYAQTASSDASSAGEQTMIVSAAADGGLSALDTPAAVAVDYGDDMRHAAPRINLSEGLADVPGLQIQNRQNFAQDLQMSIRGFGARSTFGIRGLRLYVDGIPATMPDGQGQLSNIDIGSIEHVDVLRGPFSALYGNASGGVVNVETETGRQPTTLESSNYYGSFGSWRTGLKASGASGDGTQAGDVNYTVSSSRFSTHGFRDNSAAHKNLLNAKLGVKLNDTGNLTLQLNSVDITADDPGGLTRAEWKDNPAQAPRGEQYRTRKTVKQTQAGLRYQQGLSDRDDLSVMTWAGIRETVQYQSIPYFVQQRSESHPGGVIDLTRRYQGIDTRWTHHDDSGFIPYAITTGLDYETMTEQRKGYENFVYQNGVYDLGTKGDMRRNERNLMWNLDPYIQTHWQLTSALGLDAGARYSSVWFDSNDRYVVGKNGDDSGEASYHKWLPAAALKYAMTPQWNVYLSAGRGFETPTINELSYRPDGQSGLNFALQPATNTTVEAGSKWQVGTGMASLSVFNTDTKNEIVVAASDNGRTSYQNAGKTRRRGVELGWDQQFAPAWRAKLAWTLLDATYRENAGDAIQSGNRIPGIARNSAYASFGWVPEEGWYAGAEVRYMSDIQVNDANSEQAPAYTVTALNTGYKYVVDNWTVDLYTRVDNLFDKRYVGSVIVNESNGRYYEPAPGRNYGVGLSVSYQFDSL; this is encoded by the coding sequence ATGAAATTAACTCTGCAGCTTTCCCGGCTGGCGACCGCCGTCGCCCTGGCCCCGGTTTCCTGCGCCTACGCGCAAACGGCCTCTTCAGACGCCAGCTCTGCTGGAGAACAAACCATGATCGTCAGTGCGGCAGCCGATGGAGGGCTGTCCGCGCTGGATACGCCGGCGGCCGTCGCCGTTGATTACGGTGATGATATGCGCCATGCCGCACCGCGCATAAACCTGTCGGAGGGTTTGGCCGACGTGCCCGGCCTGCAGATCCAAAACCGACAGAATTTTGCTCAGGATTTACAGATGTCCATCCGCGGCTTCGGCGCGCGTTCGACTTTCGGTATTCGCGGTCTGCGGCTCTACGTTGATGGTATTCCGGCAACCATGCCTGACGGGCAAGGGCAATTATCCAACATCGATATCGGCTCCATTGAACACGTTGACGTGCTTCGAGGGCCGTTCTCTGCGCTGTATGGTAACGCATCCGGCGGGGTGGTGAATGTCGAAACTGAAACCGGCCGCCAGCCGACGACCCTTGAAAGCAGCAATTATTACGGCAGTTTTGGTAGCTGGCGAACCGGGCTTAAGGCGAGCGGCGCGTCTGGCGATGGTACTCAGGCGGGCGACGTCAATTATACGGTCTCCAGCAGCCGCTTCTCGACCCATGGTTTTCGCGATAATAGCGCCGCGCATAAAAATTTGCTGAATGCGAAACTGGGCGTCAAGCTGAACGACACCGGCAACCTGACGCTGCAACTCAACAGCGTTGATATCACCGCCGACGACCCGGGCGGATTAACCCGCGCAGAATGGAAGGACAACCCAGCCCAGGCGCCGCGTGGTGAGCAGTACCGTACGCGCAAAACGGTCAAACAGACTCAGGCTGGCCTGCGCTATCAGCAGGGGCTCAGCGATCGCGACGATCTTAGCGTGATGACCTGGGCTGGCATCCGTGAAACGGTCCAGTATCAGTCTATTCCCTATTTCGTTCAGCAGCGCAGCGAATCTCACCCCGGCGGGGTTATCGATCTGACGCGTCGGTATCAGGGGATTGATACGCGCTGGACACACCACGATGACAGCGGTTTTATCCCTTACGCCATCACCACCGGCCTTGATTACGAGACGATGACCGAACAGCGCAAAGGCTATGAGAACTTTGTTTATCAGAACGGCGTTTACGATCTCGGCACCAAAGGTGATATGCGACGTAACGAACGTAACCTGATGTGGAACCTCGATCCCTACATTCAAACGCACTGGCAGCTCACCTCAGCCCTGGGGCTGGACGCCGGGGCGCGCTATAGCTCGGTATGGTTTGATTCCAACGATCGTTATGTTGTAGGTAAAAATGGTGATGATAGCGGCGAAGCGAGCTATCACAAGTGGCTTCCGGCGGCAGCGCTGAAGTATGCCATGACGCCGCAGTGGAACGTTTACCTCTCTGCCGGGAGGGGGTTTGAAACGCCGACCATTAACGAGCTGTCCTATCGTCCCGATGGTCAGTCCGGGCTTAACTTTGCTCTGCAACCGGCCACTAACACCACCGTTGAAGCAGGCAGTAAATGGCAGGTGGGCACCGGGATGGCGAGCCTGAGCGTCTTCAATACGGACACGAAAAATGAAATTGTCGTTGCCGCCAGCGACAATGGCCGTACGTCCTATCAGAACGCGGGCAAGACGCGCCGCCGCGGGGTCGAACTGGGATGGGATCAGCAATTTGCGCCCGCCTGGCGCGCCAAACTGGCGTGGACGCTGCTGGATGCGACCTACCGTGAAAACGCCGGCGATGCTATTCAGAGCGGCAATCGGATCCCGGGGATTGCACGTAATAGCGCCTATGCCTCCTTTGGCTGGGTGCCGGAAGAGGGATGGTACGCTGGCGCTGAAGTCCGCTATATGAGCGATATTCAGGTCAACGATGCCAATAGCGAGCAGGCTCCAGCCTATACGGTGACGGCACTGAATACCGGCTATAAATATGTGGTAGATAACTGGACCGTCGACCTCTATACGCGCGTTGATAACCTGTTTGATAAGCGCTACGTCGGCTCTGTTATCGTCAACGAGAGCAACGGACGCTATTATGAACCGGCGCCGGGCCGTAACTATGGCGTTGGGCTATCGGTCAGCTACCAGTTTGATTCACTGTAA
- the fadI gene encoding acetyl-CoA C-acyltransferase FadI — translation MSQALPLITRQGDRIAIVSGLRTPFARQATAYHGVLAVDLGKMVVGEMLARSEIPPEVIEQLVFGQVVQMPAAPNIAREIVLGTGMNVHTDAYSVSRACATSFQAVANVAESLMAGTIRAGIAGGADSSSVLPIGVSKKLARTLVDANKARTLGQKLKLFSRLRLRDLMPVPPAVAEYSTGLRMGDTAEQMAKTYGITREQQDALANRSHLLAAQAWAAGKLNDEVMTAYAPPYRNPLEQDNNIRANSTLADYAKLRPAFDRQHGTVTAANSTPLTDGAAAVILMTESRAKELGLTPLGYLRSYAFTAIDVWQDMLLGPAWSTPLALDRAGLTFADLTLIDMHEAFAAQTLANIQCLASDNFAREVLGRSQATGEVEESKFNVLGGSIAYGHPFAATGARMITQTLHELRRRGGGFGLVTACAAGGLGAAMVLEAE, via the coding sequence ATGAGTCAGGCGTTACCGCTTATCACCCGCCAGGGCGATCGCATTGCTATTGTCAGTGGGTTACGTACCCCGTTTGCCCGTCAGGCTACCGCCTATCACGGCGTTCTCGCCGTTGATTTAGGTAAAATGGTGGTGGGCGAAATGCTGGCACGTAGCGAAATTCCCCCCGAGGTCATTGAACAACTGGTGTTCGGTCAGGTGGTCCAGATGCCGGCCGCACCCAACATTGCCCGTGAAATTGTGCTGGGTACCGGCATGAACGTGCATACTGACGCGTACAGCGTCAGCCGCGCCTGCGCCACCAGTTTCCAGGCCGTTGCTAACGTCGCCGAAAGTCTGATGGCAGGCACGATTCGTGCGGGCATCGCCGGCGGCGCCGACTCCTCTTCCGTACTGCCGATTGGCGTCAGCAAAAAGCTGGCGCGTACCCTGGTGGATGCCAACAAAGCCCGCACGCTGGGGCAAAAGCTGAAGCTCTTTTCCCGTCTGCGTCTGCGCGACCTGATGCCGGTGCCGCCAGCGGTAGCCGAGTATTCTACCGGGCTGCGCATGGGGGACACCGCCGAGCAGATGGCAAAAACCTACGGTATTACTCGCGAACAGCAGGATGCGCTGGCAAACCGCTCGCATCTGCTGGCGGCTCAGGCCTGGGCGGCGGGCAAATTGAACGACGAGGTGATGACGGCCTACGCGCCGCCGTACCGTAATCCACTTGAGCAGGACAACAATATCCGCGCGAACTCTACGCTGGCGGACTACGCCAAACTGCGTCCGGCATTTGACCGTCAGCACGGCACCGTAACGGCGGCTAACAGTACGCCGCTGACCGACGGTGCAGCGGCGGTGATCTTGATGACCGAATCCCGCGCCAAAGAACTGGGGCTGACGCCGCTGGGCTATCTGCGTAGCTACGCCTTTACCGCCATTGACGTCTGGCAGGACATGCTGCTGGGCCCGGCCTGGTCAACGCCGCTGGCGCTGGATCGCGCCGGGCTAACGTTCGCCGACCTGACGCTTATCGATATGCATGAAGCATTTGCCGCGCAGACGCTGGCCAATATTCAATGTCTGGCGAGCGATAATTTCGCTCGCGAGGTGCTGGGCCGCAGCCAGGCCACCGGCGAAGTGGAGGAGAGCAAATTCAACGTGCTGGGGGGATCTATCGCCTACGGCCATCCGTTTGCCGCAACCGGTGCGCGCATGATAACCCAAACGCTCCATGAACTGCGCCGTCGCGGCGGCGGCTTTGGGCTGGTGACCGCCTGTGCGGCGGGCGGATTAGGTGCAGCGATGGTACTGGAGGCTGAATAA
- a CDS encoding EAL domain-containing protein, whose amino-acid sequence MDFAVKRMYMPLIVACCIFTFLVCMLFIQAGHIVSIEKKRKAESVLDYAESILDEARLAAQEMSGLVESTCTELIKNELDNIVAGYPHLHSMVITGPKGIRCSSLSGEFLPGAAHRNTATQALALHTFHDPGNRHTQPLLVKTFHGHNGMILDIAISGIFLKNNLKTDAAGYPLYLQIGDMQLSASGEISPVKSVGHSLHHSSSKESSLSIFYSSALGLSLLSALLMFPFTLSASLILSILSGLAYYLIIKKTNTPGNDLLAAIKNGDIKTFYQPIVNAADGEIVGFEALCRWYHPSEGIISPNLFIPMAEKSGLIVRLTQYQLNQISRDLITLSPGMNRPFHISVNFSQRHCAAGTFIHDCKAFIRKIATFKVTLIIEITERHPMLFTDVQMKKFAWLKQNGVQLSLDDFGTGYSNLEYISELIPDYLKIDRMFVNSIGSGNTVLLDCVTEMVDKLGIKAIAEGVENISQARYLQDRGVQYQQGYYWYHPMDFTTLLQTLSGKTRQR is encoded by the coding sequence ATGGATTTTGCCGTTAAAAGGATGTACATGCCGTTAATTGTTGCATGCTGCATTTTCACATTTTTAGTTTGCATGCTATTTATTCAGGCAGGCCATATTGTCAGCATAGAAAAAAAGCGTAAGGCGGAGTCCGTTCTGGATTATGCTGAAAGCATCCTGGATGAGGCCCGGTTGGCGGCACAAGAAATGTCCGGACTTGTAGAAAGTACTTGTACTGAGTTAATCAAAAATGAACTGGATAATATTGTTGCAGGCTACCCACATTTGCACTCGATGGTTATTACCGGCCCAAAAGGGATAAGGTGTTCCTCCCTGAGCGGTGAATTTCTACCCGGCGCCGCCCACAGAAATACGGCAACTCAAGCCCTTGCTCTGCATACTTTCCATGATCCTGGAAATCGCCATACTCAACCCCTTCTGGTTAAAACATTCCACGGTCACAACGGCATGATATTAGATATCGCCATCAGCGGTATTTTTTTGAAAAATAATCTGAAAACGGATGCTGCAGGATATCCTCTGTATCTTCAGATTGGCGACATGCAGCTTAGCGCCAGCGGCGAGATTTCGCCGGTAAAATCCGTTGGCCACAGCCTGCATCACAGCTCCAGTAAAGAAAGCTCACTATCAATATTCTACAGTTCCGCGCTGGGGCTATCGCTGCTCAGCGCATTATTGATGTTTCCGTTTACGCTATCGGCATCTTTAATACTATCAATACTGTCGGGTTTGGCTTATTACCTGATTATAAAAAAGACAAATACTCCCGGAAATGACCTATTAGCCGCCATTAAAAATGGTGACATAAAAACGTTCTATCAGCCGATAGTCAATGCTGCTGACGGTGAGATTGTGGGTTTTGAAGCACTGTGCCGCTGGTATCACCCGTCAGAAGGTATTATTTCACCGAACCTCTTCATTCCCATGGCCGAAAAAAGCGGGTTGATCGTACGTTTAACGCAATATCAACTCAACCAGATTAGCCGCGATCTCATCACACTTTCGCCGGGCATGAACCGTCCTTTTCATATCAGCGTGAATTTTAGCCAACGCCACTGTGCCGCAGGTACCTTTATTCATGACTGTAAGGCTTTTATACGTAAGATCGCCACCTTCAAAGTAACGCTGATTATTGAAATTACCGAGCGCCATCCCATGCTATTCACCGATGTACAAATGAAAAAATTTGCATGGTTAAAACAAAATGGGGTCCAATTATCGCTGGATGATTTCGGCACCGGTTACTCTAATCTTGAGTATATTTCAGAATTGATACCCGATTATCTGAAAATAGACCGAATGTTCGTAAATTCTATCGGCAGCGGCAATACTGTTCTATTGGACTGCGTGACGGAAATGGTCGACAAGCTCGGTATTAAAGCGATTGCCGAAGGTGTAGAGAATATCAGTCAGGCAAGATATCTCCAGGACCGTGGCGTACAGTATCAGCAAGGTTATTATTGGTATCATCCGATGGATTTTACGACTTTATTGCAAACGCTCTCAGGAAAAACACGTCAACGGTAG